The following coding sequences lie in one Apostichopus japonicus isolate 1M-3 chromosome 13, ASM3797524v1, whole genome shotgun sequence genomic window:
- the LOC139979201 gene encoding uncharacterized protein: MTEFQPQSKSTEMGEARSPSITPVLSQMSPSQEYSEYKVISVPQSLHISEMLTNLSSIDHDQGISDLEVQSVMCQENDSLLPSMKRICSSRSSSSGKSSSYGYSPMKPNTALTNTKRGNTLTVTPTFPLDLPIHQLAAQGELAKLTEKLDNGYEPDELDPEGLTPVHWACAHGQKDAVHLLVEKGGDINKKGRDAESSISFACCNGNKDLVKYLLDEKVEFDSHDWNGGTPLLYAVANNHPQCVELLLQAGADITAESESGHNALALAIAKGHVKVQKKIERHMLGLLAQ; encoded by the exons ATGACAGAATTTCAACCCCAGTCAAAAAGTACAGAAATGGGTGAAGCCAGAAGTCCATCAATAACACCAGTTCTCTCTCAGATGTCACCATCTCAAGAGTATTCTGAGTACAAAGTGATATCTGTGCCACAGAGCTTACACATCTCAGaaatgttgacaaatttgtcaTCCATAGACCATGATCAGGGAATCTCAGACTTAGAAGTTCAGTCTGTTATGTGCCAAG AGAATGATTCCTTGCTACCGTCTATGAAGAGGATCTGTTCAAGTAGATCATCATCATCTGGGAAGTCAAGTTCCTATGGTTATTCACCCATGAAA CCAAACACAGCGTTGACCAACACAAAAAGAGGTAATACGCTAACAGTGACTCCAACATTCCCTCTCG ATTTACCCATCCACCAACTTGCTGCTCAAGGAGAACTAGCTAAATTGACGGAAAAACTTGACAATGGCTACGAGCCAGATGAACTGGACCCCGAGGGCCTTACCCCAGTCCACTGGGCCTGTGCTCATGGTCAGAAGGATGCAGTCCACCTATTGGTGGAGAAAGGTGGAGACATAAACAAGAAAGGGAGGGATGCTGAAAGTTCAATATCGTTTGCATGTTGTAATGGAAACAAAGACCTTGTCAAGTATCTCTTGGATGAGAAAGTAGAATTTGACTCGCATGATTGG AATGGAGGAACACCACTGTTGTATGCAGTAGCCAATAACCATCCCCAGTGTGTAGAGCTTCTCCTACAGGCAGGGGCTGATATCACAGCAGAGTCTGAGTCCGGCCATAATGCTCTTGCCCTAGCTATTGCTAAAGGGCATGTGAAAG TGCAAAAGAAGATTGAGAGACATATGCTTGGCTTATTAGCTCAATGA
- the LOC139979203 gene encoding small ribosomal subunit protein eS6-like produces MKLNISFPATGCQKLIEVDDEHKLRAFFDKRMAQEVSAESLGDEWKGYVVRISGGNDKQGFPMKQGVLVHTRVRLLLSKGHSCYRPRRKGERKRKSVRGCVVDSNLSVLSLVVVKKGENEIPGLTDSTIPRRLGPKRAGKIRKLFNLSKEDDVRQYVVRRPLPLKEGHKQKYKSPKIQRLVTPVRLQRKRHLKAMKKRRAEKRREDAADYAKLLAKRMKEKREAALRRKRSSASLRESRASSSK; encoded by the exons ATGAAG CTGAATATCAGCTTCCCAGCCACTGGCTGCCAGAAGCTTATCGAAGTAGATGATGAACACAAATTGAGAGCATTCTTTGACAAGCGTATGGCTCAAGAGGTCAGCGCCGAGTCACTTGGAGATGAATGGAAG GGGTACGTTGTTCGCATCAGTGGAGGCAACGACAAGCAGGGGTTTCCTATGAAGCAAGGTGTTTTGGTACACACCCGTGTCAGGCTGCTTCTATCAAAAGGGCATTCCTGTTACCGCCCACGCAGAAAGGGAGAACGTAAAAGGAAGTCGGTCCGTGGCTGTGTTGTTGACAGCAACCTGTCTGTGCTCAGTCTTGTAGTCGTCAAGAAAG GTGAGAATGAGATTCCAGGACTCACTGACAGCACAATACCCCGCCGATTGGGTCCCAAGCGAGCTGGAAAGATCAGGAAATTGTTCAACCTCTCAAAGGAGGATGATGTGAGGCAGTATGTGGTCAGGAGACCCTTGCCTCTGAAAGAAG GTCATAAGCAAAAATACAAGTCGCCCAAGATCCAGCGACTGGTAACTCCTGTTCGACTCCAGCGCAAGCGCCATCTCAAGGCTATGAAGAAGAGGCGGGCAGAGAAGAGACGAGAGGATGCTGCTGACTACGCCAAGTTGTTGGCCAAGCGCATGAAGGAGAAGCGTGAAGCTGCACTCAGGCGCAAGAGGTCCAGTGCTTCTTTGAGAGAGTCTCGTGCATCAAGTTCCAAGTAA